Proteins from a single region of Flavobacterium sp. YJ01:
- a CDS encoding DUF3857 domain-containing protein, giving the protein MMLRSLLLCIALCCSTINIQAQKYELGKVTVAELEEKLHPIDSSAPAAILFKKGKTVFTYNEKVGFSAVHTYEFKIKIYKKEGLKWADQKVHYYIGYQNLKEDMLEFSNAVTYNLENGKVEKTKLESQGLFKKKINEYWNEKTITLPNVKVGSIIEYKYVLKSENIGEFPDFDFQFDIPVDYFEYKTEFPEFYIYKTILTGKNKIENDAKLGSGNQSFDNEYGQTRTLSYKQINAFYSGKNIPSLIEEPYIDNLENYRGSIKHELERIRMPEQPVKDFTMTWEGVATTIFKDENFGKELSKRDFLLEDIKKLLGNVESLEERTNIIFKFVQNKMNWNEINSCFAKKGVEKAYKEQTGNVAEINFILINMLKLAGVDANPVLVSTIENGIPVYPTRTGFNYLIASAEIDGKQILLDASRKYTSPNILPLNVLNWKGRLIKSDGTSKEIDLVPSKASKEVSNIVAVINANGKIDGKIRIQRTDYDAYRFRVQNAAKNQENYIEKLEQQLGDLKISDYSVSNKNTNLSDPILETFAFETNNFVESIGGKLFINPMLFYAKTKNPFVQEKRQMRIYFGYPNQEKILINLEIPEGYDVESIPKPAKYVFLDNSIIVTMNILKDGNKIQFIFSKDINSSIFAAEDYDSLKMLFQKMIVSLDQKIILKKI; this is encoded by the coding sequence ATGATGCTAAGATCCCTGCTTCTTTGTATTGCTTTATGCTGTAGTACAATAAATATCCAAGCTCAGAAATATGAGCTTGGAAAAGTTACCGTTGCTGAATTAGAGGAAAAATTACATCCTATAGATTCTTCGGCGCCTGCCGCAATTTTATTCAAAAAAGGAAAAACTGTTTTTACATATAATGAAAAAGTAGGTTTTTCGGCTGTTCATACTTATGAATTTAAAATCAAAATTTATAAAAAAGAAGGGCTGAAATGGGCAGATCAAAAAGTACATTACTACATTGGCTATCAGAATCTGAAAGAAGATATGTTAGAGTTTTCGAATGCGGTAACGTACAACTTGGAAAATGGCAAAGTGGAGAAAACCAAATTAGAAAGCCAGGGATTATTCAAGAAAAAAATTAATGAATATTGGAATGAAAAAACAATAACGCTTCCAAATGTCAAAGTTGGATCTATTATAGAATATAAATATGTTTTAAAATCTGAAAACATTGGAGAATTTCCTGATTTTGATTTTCAGTTTGATATTCCGGTAGATTATTTTGAATACAAAACAGAATTTCCTGAGTTTTATATTTACAAAACAATTCTGACAGGAAAAAATAAAATAGAAAACGATGCGAAACTTGGGAGTGGAAATCAAAGTTTTGACAATGAATATGGGCAGACGCGAACATTAAGCTACAAACAGATAAATGCTTTTTATTCTGGAAAAAATATTCCCTCTTTAATAGAAGAGCCATATATCGATAATTTGGAGAATTATAGAGGTTCTATTAAACACGAGTTAGAACGTATTCGAATGCCAGAACAACCTGTTAAAGATTTTACAATGACTTGGGAAGGCGTTGCAACAACAATTTTTAAAGATGAAAATTTTGGGAAAGAACTTAGCAAAAGAGATTTTCTTCTAGAAGATATAAAAAAGCTGCTTGGAAATGTCGAGTCATTAGAAGAAAGAACAAACATCATTTTTAAGTTTGTTCAAAACAAAATGAATTGGAACGAAATCAATAGCTGTTTCGCCAAAAAAGGAGTAGAAAAAGCATACAAAGAGCAAACAGGAAATGTTGCCGAAATAAATTTCATATTAATAAATATGCTGAAATTGGCAGGTGTAGATGCCAATCCGGTTTTAGTAAGTACAATTGAGAATGGAATTCCAGTTTATCCTACCAGAACAGGTTTTAATTATTTAATTGCGTCTGCAGAAATTGACGGGAAACAAATTTTGCTCGATGCTTCTAGAAAATATACATCACCAAATATTCTGCCTTTGAATGTCTTAAATTGGAAAGGAAGATTAATTAAAAGCGATGGCACTTCAAAAGAAATTGATTTAGTTCCTAGCAAAGCCTCGAAAGAAGTTTCTAATATAGTAGCTGTGATAAATGCAAATGGAAAAATAGATGGAAAAATCAGAATTCAGCGTACCGATTACGATGCTTATAGATTTAGAGTTCAGAATGCGGCTAAAAATCAGGAAAATTACATCGAAAAACTAGAACAGCAATTAGGCGATTTGAAGATTTCGGATTATTCTGTAAGCAATAAAAACACGAATCTTTCTGATCCGATTTTAGAAACTTTCGCTTTTGAAACTAATAATTTTGTTGAAAGCATTGGAGGAAAATTATTTATAAATCCGATGTTGTTTTATGCAAAAACAAAAAATCCTTTTGTTCAAGAAAAAAGACAAATGAGAATTTATTTTGGTTATCCAAACCAAGAAAAAATTCTAATCAATTTAGAAATTCCCGAAGGTTATGATGTTGAATCGATTCCAAAACCAGCAAAATATGTGTTTTTGGATAATTCGATTATTGTAACGATGAATATTTTAAAAGATGGAAACAAAATTCAGTTTATTTTTTCTAAAGACATAAACAGCAGTATTTTTGCAGCAGAGGACTATGATTCATTAAAAATGCTTTTTCAAAAAATGATTGTAAGTCTAGATCAAAAAATTATTCTCAAAAAAATATAA
- the queA gene encoding tRNA preQ1(34) S-adenosylmethionine ribosyltransferase-isomerase QueA, which produces MKLSHFNFNLPKELLAEFPAENRDESRLMVIDRQKNTIEHKMFKDVINYFDDGDVLILNNTKVFPARLYGNKEKTGARIEVFLLRELNSEQRLWDVLVDPARKIRIGNKLYFGDDDSLVAEVIDNTTSRGRTLRFLYDGSYEEFRNKLTELGETPIPKYINREVTAEDAERYQTIYAKEEGAVAAPTAGLHFSKHLLKKLEIKGVNFAEVTLHVGLGTFNPVEVEDLSKHKMDSEELIITQAACDIVNEGKAKKKRICAVGTTSMRAIESSVSSANTLNPYEGWTNKFIFPPHDFSIANCMITNFHTPKSTLLMMISAFCGHDLMKKAYDEAIKEGYKFYSYGDAMLIL; this is translated from the coding sequence ATGAAATTATCACACTTCAATTTCAATTTACCGAAAGAACTTTTGGCTGAATTTCCAGCAGAAAACAGAGATGAATCTCGTTTAATGGTAATTGACCGTCAAAAAAATACTATCGAACACAAAATGTTTAAAGACGTTATCAACTATTTTGACGACGGAGACGTTTTAATTTTAAATAATACAAAAGTTTTCCCTGCGCGTTTGTACGGAAACAAAGAAAAAACTGGAGCAAGAATTGAAGTTTTCTTATTAAGAGAATTGAATTCTGAGCAACGTCTTTGGGATGTTTTAGTTGATCCAGCTAGAAAAATCCGTATCGGAAACAAACTTTATTTTGGTGATGACGATTCGTTAGTTGCTGAGGTAATTGATAATACAACTTCTCGTGGTAGAACTTTACGTTTCTTGTACGATGGTTCTTATGAAGAATTCAGAAACAAATTGACTGAACTTGGAGAAACTCCAATTCCAAAATACATCAACAGAGAAGTTACTGCTGAAGATGCTGAAAGATACCAAACTATCTACGCAAAAGAAGAAGGAGCTGTAGCGGCACCAACTGCTGGTTTACACTTTTCTAAACACCTTTTGAAAAAATTAGAAATCAAAGGAGTAAATTTTGCTGAGGTAACTTTACACGTAGGTTTAGGAACTTTTAACCCAGTTGAGGTTGAAGATTTATCTAAGCACAAAATGGATTCTGAAGAATTAATTATCACTCAAGCAGCTTGTGATATTGTAAACGAAGGAAAAGCAAAGAAAAAACGTATTTGTGCTGTAGGAACAACTTCTATGCGTGCAATCGAAAGTTCTGTTTCTTCTGCTAATACTCTAAATCCTTATGAAGGATGGACAAATAAATTTATTTTCCCTCCACACGATTTCAGTATTGCAAACTGTATGATTACTAATTTCCACACACCAAAATCAACATTATTAATGATGATTTCTGCTTTCTGTGGTCACGATTTAATGAAAAAAGCATACGACGAAGCGATCAAAGAAGGATATAAATTCTATTCTTATGGAGACGCGATGTTAATATTATAA
- a CDS encoding DUF3857 domain-containing protein, whose amino-acid sequence MNSRFLLVFFFLVFSLTRINAQKFELGKVTVQELQEKENPKDTSAPAAILFKKGRTFFTYNEQSGFLANHVYEFRVKIYKKEGLSWATQKVSYYVGYENLRDDKVTFSDAATYNLENGAIVKTKLNSEGSFKEKVNKNWNVASIALPNVKVGSVIEFKYTLKSEDLVRLPDFDFQYEIPVNYFEYKSEIPEFFIYKTLLVGTYKPEMSADVQPIKQVYGSDYKQINSFYSGVDVPALQEEIFVNNINNFKGSIQNELELKRFPDKPVVNYTKTWEGLAESTYKDADFAKELGNRSFYEEDLKKILSNINSPKQRLDTIFKFVQNRMNWNKKKGYYVDKGVKKAYEERTGNTAEINLLLISMLKAAKIQVHPVLVSTVENGVPVFPNRTVFNYLIAAAEIDGEQILLDASNKFTVPNILPLNVLNWKGRLIKENGTSEEVELIPSKFSLINNTVSAFIDPQKAKLEGSLSLQKTDYNALIFREKFGTKTNENNIEKLEQQFNGIELEDYRAENQDLSKPVTEKASFSIDKAYDVIGGKLFVNPLLFFAYKSNPFKLEKRQMPIYFGFPEQRKFNLFLQIPEGYKVEALPSPIRIVMEDKAASYTMNIISDENQIQIKVTQEISKAIFAAEDYSMIKDFFQKIIEIQNDKIILKKT is encoded by the coding sequence ATGAATTCTCGTTTCCTTTTAGTTTTCTTTTTTTTAGTTTTCTCACTTACCAGAATTAATGCTCAAAAGTTTGAATTAGGAAAAGTAACAGTTCAGGAATTACAGGAAAAAGAAAATCCTAAAGACACTTCTGCGCCAGCCGCGATTTTATTTAAAAAAGGAAGAACTTTTTTTACTTACAATGAACAAAGCGGTTTTCTTGCCAATCATGTTTATGAGTTTCGAGTAAAAATTTATAAAAAAGAAGGTTTAAGTTGGGCCACTCAAAAAGTTTCTTATTATGTTGGTTACGAAAATCTAAGAGACGATAAAGTAACTTTTTCTGATGCTGCGACCTATAATCTTGAAAATGGAGCAATTGTAAAAACAAAATTAAACAGTGAAGGCAGCTTTAAAGAAAAAGTAAATAAGAACTGGAATGTTGCCTCAATTGCTTTGCCGAATGTAAAAGTTGGATCTGTAATAGAATTCAAGTATACTTTAAAGTCAGAAGATTTGGTTCGTCTTCCTGATTTTGATTTTCAGTATGAAATTCCAGTAAATTATTTCGAATACAAATCTGAAATTCCAGAATTTTTTATTTATAAAACACTTCTTGTTGGAACCTACAAACCAGAAATGAGTGCCGATGTTCAACCCATTAAGCAGGTTTATGGCAGCGATTATAAACAGATAAATAGTTTTTATTCTGGAGTTGATGTTCCAGCGCTTCAAGAAGAAATTTTTGTTAACAATATAAACAATTTTAAAGGCTCAATTCAAAACGAATTAGAGTTAAAAAGATTTCCGGACAAACCAGTTGTAAACTATACCAAAACTTGGGAAGGACTTGCGGAGTCAACTTACAAAGATGCTGATTTTGCAAAAGAATTGGGCAATAGAAGTTTTTACGAAGAGGATTTAAAGAAAATTTTATCGAATATAAATTCTCCCAAACAACGATTAGACACCATTTTTAAGTTCGTTCAAAACAGAATGAACTGGAATAAAAAGAAAGGTTATTATGTTGATAAAGGAGTTAAAAAAGCGTACGAAGAAAGAACAGGAAATACAGCAGAAATCAATCTTTTGCTAATTTCTATGCTTAAGGCCGCAAAAATACAAGTGCATCCTGTTTTGGTTAGTACGGTAGAAAATGGAGTTCCGGTTTTTCCTAACAGAACGGTTTTCAATTATCTAATCGCAGCCGCAGAAATAGATGGAGAACAAATTCTGCTAGATGCAAGCAACAAGTTTACAGTTCCAAATATTCTTCCATTAAATGTTTTAAATTGGAAAGGAAGACTAATAAAAGAAAACGGAACTAGTGAAGAAGTCGAATTAATTCCGAGTAAATTTTCATTAATCAATAATACTGTAAGTGCATTTATAGATCCACAAAAAGCAAAATTAGAAGGAAGTTTGTCTTTGCAAAAAACAGATTATAATGCTTTAATTTTTAGAGAGAAGTTCGGCACAAAAACGAATGAAAACAATATTGAAAAATTAGAACAGCAATTTAATGGTATTGAACTTGAAGATTATAGAGCTGAAAATCAGGATTTATCAAAACCTGTAACAGAAAAAGCATCTTTCAGTATTGATAAAGCTTATGATGTAATTGGAGGCAAACTATTTGTAAATCCGCTATTGTTTTTTGCCTACAAAAGCAATCCGTTTAAATTAGAAAAAAGACAAATGCCAATTTATTTTGGCTTTCCAGAACAGCGAAAATTCAATTTGTTTTTGCAAATTCCAGAAGGCTATAAAGTTGAGGCATTACCTTCTCCGATAAGAATTGTAATGGAAGACAAAGCAGCTTCTTATACAATGAATATCATATCTGATGAAAATCAAATACAAATTAAAGTGACGCAAGAAATAAGTAAAGCTATCTTTGCAGCAGAAGATTATAGCATGATAAAAGACTTTTTTCAGAAAATAATCGAAATTCAAAATGACAAAATAATTCTTAAAAAGACCTAG
- a CDS encoding nucleotide pyrophosphohydrolase has product MDLKNAQLDVDTWIKEHGVRYFNELTNMAQLTEEVGEVARIIARRYGEQSEKESDKNKDLGEELADVVFVVLCLANQTGIDLQAAFDKKMDLKSVRDKDRHKNNDKLK; this is encoded by the coding sequence ATGGATTTGAAAAATGCACAATTAGATGTAGATACTTGGATAAAAGAACATGGCGTTCGCTACTTTAACGAATTGACAAATATGGCACAGCTTACAGAAGAAGTTGGTGAAGTTGCCAGAATCATTGCTCGTCGTTACGGAGAACAATCTGAAAAAGAAAGTGATAAAAATAAAGATTTAGGCGAAGAATTAGCAGATGTTGTTTTCGTAGTTTTATGTTTAGCCAATCAAACAGGAATCGATTTGCAAGCGGCTTTTGATAAAAAAATGGACTTAAAATCGGTTAGAGATAAAGATCGTCACAAAAACAACGATAAATTGAAATAA
- a CDS encoding 3-phosphoshikimate 1-carboxyvinyltransferase, translating to MNLKLSTNSIFTIDDSQLNITGSKSETNRLLLLKALFPNITLANTSNSDDSEVMQKALAGNDEIVDIHHAGTAMRFLTAYFSVNEGREVVLTGSSRMQERPIKILVEALAQLGVEITYEKEVGYPPIRIKGKKVTASKVTLAANVSSQYISALLLVASKLDNGLELTLEGEITSIPYIKMTLALLADLDIKTSFEGNVIKVFPKEAVETKEMVVESDWSSASYFFSLVALSDAAKITLSSYKENSLQGDSELVSLYAKMGVKTTFQNNKMTLEKIAGFNYQDVNFELNNTPDIAQTIVVTCLGLGIGCHLTGLHTLKIKETDRLEALKTELTKLGANISVTNDSLTLVKSDNIKHDIHIATYNDHRMAMAFAPLAIKVPIIIDDAEVVSKSYPDFWNDLRALNFQISEL from the coding sequence ATGAATTTAAAATTAAGCACGAATTCAATTTTCACCATTGATGATTCGCAACTAAATATCACAGGTTCAAAAAGCGAAACGAACCGTTTATTGTTACTAAAAGCATTATTTCCAAATATTACTTTAGCCAATACTTCAAATTCAGATGACAGCGAAGTAATGCAAAAAGCTTTGGCAGGAAATGACGAAATTGTAGATATTCATCACGCAGGAACTGCAATGCGTTTTCTTACGGCGTATTTTTCTGTTAACGAAGGAAGAGAAGTTGTATTAACAGGTAGTAGCAGAATGCAGGAACGTCCAATCAAAATTTTGGTTGAAGCTTTGGCACAATTAGGCGTTGAAATCACTTATGAAAAAGAAGTTGGTTATCCGCCAATTCGAATTAAAGGAAAAAAAGTTACGGCTTCAAAAGTAACTTTGGCAGCAAATGTAAGCAGCCAATATATTTCGGCACTTTTATTAGTGGCTTCAAAATTAGACAATGGTTTAGAATTGACTTTAGAAGGAGAAATTACTTCAATTCCGTATATCAAAATGACGTTAGCTTTATTGGCAGATTTAGATATTAAAACCAGTTTTGAAGGAAACGTAATTAAAGTTTTCCCTAAAGAAGCAGTTGAAACAAAAGAAATGGTAGTAGAATCTGATTGGAGTTCGGCTTCTTATTTCTTCAGTTTAGTAGCATTGTCTGATGCTGCAAAAATTACGTTAAGCAGTTATAAAGAAAACAGCCTTCAAGGAGATTCAGAATTAGTTTCTCTTTACGCAAAAATGGGCGTAAAAACGACTTTCCAAAATAATAAAATGACTTTGGAGAAAATTGCTGGATTTAATTATCAAGATGTAAATTTTGAGTTGAATAATACTCCGGACATTGCGCAAACAATCGTAGTAACTTGTTTAGGTTTAGGAATTGGTTGTCATTTGACAGGACTTCATACTTTAAAAATTAAAGAAACGGACAGACTTGAAGCTTTAAAAACAGAATTGACAAAATTAGGCGCCAATATTTCGGTAACAAATGACAGCTTAACTTTAGTAAAGTCTGATAATATTAAACACGATATTCATATTGCGACTTATAACGACCACAGAATGGCAATGGCATTTGCACCTTTGGCAATAAAAGTTCCAATCATTATTGACGATGCTGAAGTTGTTTCTAAATCATATCCAGATTTCTGGAATGATTTAAGAGCATTGAATTTCCAAATTTCAGAATTGTAA
- the kynU gene encoding kynureninase codes for MTFQNTREFAKQLDAQDALNHYQQEFIFPKVNDKKVIYFTGNSLGLQPKRTKAYIDEVMNDWAELAVEGHFYAEKPWWDYQERFAEPLSKIVGALPSEVTVMNTLTVNLHLLMVSFYQPKGKRYKIICEEKAFPSDQYMFQSQVNFHGYKPEDAIVEIKRREGEHNIRLEDVLAKIEEVGDELALVLIGGVNYYTGQVFDIKTITAAGQKAGAKVGWDLAHAAGNIKLELHDWNVDFAAWCSYKYMNSGPGNASGVFIHEKHHNSDLPRFAGWWGHNKERRFKMEPNFDPVHGADGWQISNLPVLSLAPYLASVEMFAEVGMEALIKKRDHITSYLEFILHEIDKEVAGNFEIITPSNPEERASQLSVFLHGEGRSLFDYLMKNGVITDWREPNVIRLAPVPLYCSYEDMYDFGQILKKGILGK; via the coding sequence ATGACTTTTCAAAATACACGCGAATTCGCGAAACAACTTGATGCACAAGATGCATTAAACCATTATCAGCAAGAATTTATTTTTCCAAAAGTTAACGATAAAAAAGTAATTTACTTTACAGGAAATTCATTAGGATTACAGCCAAAACGTACCAAAGCTTATATTGATGAAGTAATGAACGACTGGGCAGAACTTGCTGTCGAAGGTCATTTTTACGCAGAAAAACCGTGGTGGGATTATCAAGAAAGATTTGCAGAACCTTTGAGTAAAATTGTGGGAGCGCTTCCATCTGAAGTTACGGTAATGAATACCTTGACGGTAAACCTTCATTTACTGATGGTTTCTTTTTATCAGCCAAAAGGAAAACGTTACAAAATTATCTGCGAAGAGAAAGCTTTTCCTTCAGATCAATATATGTTTCAAAGTCAAGTAAATTTTCACGGATATAAACCAGAAGATGCAATTGTAGAAATCAAACGTAGAGAAGGCGAGCACAATATTCGTCTAGAAGATGTTTTAGCAAAAATTGAAGAAGTTGGAGATGAATTGGCTTTAGTTTTAATTGGCGGAGTAAATTATTATACCGGACAAGTTTTCGACATAAAAACCATTACAGCAGCTGGACAAAAAGCTGGAGCAAAAGTAGGTTGGGATTTAGCTCACGCTGCTGGAAATATCAAATTAGAACTTCACGATTGGAATGTAGATTTTGCTGCTTGGTGCAGTTATAAATATATGAATTCAGGTCCAGGAAATGCTTCTGGAGTTTTTATTCACGAAAAACACCACAATTCAGATTTGCCAAGATTTGCCGGTTGGTGGGGACATAACAAAGAACGCCGTTTTAAAATGGAACCAAACTTTGATCCCGTTCATGGAGCAGACGGATGGCAGATTAGTAATCTTCCGGTTTTGTCTTTAGCGCCATATTTGGCTTCTGTTGAAATGTTTGCTGAGGTTGGAATGGAAGCTTTAATTAAAAAACGTGATCATATTACTTCTTATTTAGAATTCATTCTTCATGAAATTGATAAAGAAGTTGCAGGTAATTTTGAAATTATTACACCATCAAATCCAGAAGAAAGAGCTTCGCAATTATCTGTTTTTCTTCATGGAGAAGGAAGAAGTTTATTCGATTATTTAATGAAAAATGGAGTAATCACAGACTGGCGTGAACCAAATGTAATTCGTCTGGCGCCAGTTCCATTATATTGTTCTTATGAAGATATGTACGACTTCGGGCAAATTTTGAAAAAAGGAATTTTAGGGAAATAA
- a CDS encoding YMGG-like glycine zipper-containing protein, which yields MKGLYILLAAIIFTSCQHQSKEDINKAKQASIDSMRVEINKQRVIDSMKTEMAKIKEEQKVESEKVVVVHQPANGNATTTTTTTKKKGWSATAKGAVIGAGVGAATGAIVSKKKGEGAIIGGLAGAALGTGTGAVIDSKNKKKE from the coding sequence ATGAAAGGCTTATATATTTTATTAGCAGCAATAATTTTTACTTCTTGCCAACATCAGAGCAAAGAAGATATAAATAAAGCCAAACAAGCCAGTATTGATTCTATGAGAGTTGAGATTAACAAACAACGAGTTATCGATTCAATGAAGACTGAAATGGCTAAGATAAAAGAGGAACAAAAAGTTGAATCTGAAAAAGTGGTTGTTGTACATCAGCCAGCAAATGGAAATGCAACAACAACGACAACTACGACGAAAAAGAAAGGTTGGAGTGCAACTGCTAAAGGTGCTGTAATTGGTGCTGGAGTTGGTGCCGCAACTGGAGCAATCGTCAGTAAGAAAAAAGGTGAAGGTGCCATTATTGGCGGATTAGCCGGCGCAGCTTTAGGTACTGGAACAGGAGCTGTTATTGACAGTAAAAATAAAAAGAAAGAATAG
- a CDS encoding DUF3857 domain-containing protein — MKIIKLLSLSWILLVAPKAISQEFKLGKVSIAELEQKVHPKDSSAAAAILYKKGISRMEFDQNEGFCIVTDVEARIKIYKKEGYEWANQSVWYYNQTNLKERVFFSDAVTYNLVNGKIEKTKLKSDGSFDEVLSKFRGLKKITMPNVKEGSVIEYHYSIRCPSDNIIRDWDFQTSIPVNYSEFKIAYPEYYVFKPRQKGYIFPKVSTTKNSKSLTINSKERGTGLVSRTEFYNDKIDYIETEVTYVAQDFPALKDEDFVNNIDNYTSSIEHELSLVHFPNRPIKELSTDWNSVVKTIYEYEDFGPELNKTGYFEEDLKKFLGGITNQNEKIWAILNFVKGNVKWNGYTGFSCDNGVRKAYKDKTGNIADINLMLTAMLRSEGLTANPVLVSTRSNGIALFPNRNAFNYVVTAVETPEGYILLDASYKYSVPNVLPFRTLNWFGRLIRKNGSSEEIDLMPHKTSNDIVFMNYDIDADGKVSGKARRQCTDYRAMLSRENFEKSKEDEYLEKLENSSRKIEVSEYSRTNEKELLSPTIESYSFKGGDLSEMIGGKIYVNPLLFFAQEKNPFKQEVREYPVDFGYPFQDKFNITIKIPEGFTVETLPQSVAYNMENNLGSFKFNILATDNVLQLMVVNQINSAIIRTEQYEMLKEYYKGVIAKQTEKIVLKRI, encoded by the coding sequence ATGAAAATTATTAAACTACTTAGCTTGTCTTGGATTCTGTTGGTCGCGCCCAAAGCGATTTCACAGGAATTCAAATTAGGAAAAGTTTCTATTGCAGAATTAGAACAGAAAGTTCATCCTAAAGACTCTTCAGCGGCAGCTGCTATCTTGTACAAAAAAGGAATTTCCAGAATGGAATTTGACCAAAATGAAGGTTTCTGCATTGTTACCGATGTAGAAGCTCGTATTAAGATTTATAAAAAAGAAGGTTACGAGTGGGCAAATCAAAGTGTTTGGTATTACAATCAGACCAATTTAAAAGAAAGAGTATTTTTTTCTGATGCCGTTACGTATAATCTTGTAAATGGAAAAATAGAAAAAACGAAACTGAAAAGCGATGGATCTTTTGATGAAGTTCTTTCTAAATTTAGAGGACTGAAGAAGATTACCATGCCAAATGTAAAAGAAGGTTCTGTAATAGAATATCATTATTCAATAAGATGTCCTAGCGACAATATCATTCGTGATTGGGATTTTCAAACTTCTATCCCCGTTAATTATTCTGAATTTAAGATCGCTTATCCAGAATATTACGTTTTTAAACCAAGACAAAAAGGGTATATTTTTCCTAAAGTTTCAACTACTAAAAATTCTAAAAGTTTAACAATTAACAGTAAAGAAAGAGGAACGGGGCTCGTTTCGAGAACAGAATTTTATAACGATAAAATAGATTATATAGAAACAGAGGTTACTTATGTTGCACAAGATTTCCCTGCTTTAAAAGACGAAGATTTTGTAAACAATATTGATAATTATACTTCAAGTATTGAACATGAATTATCATTAGTTCATTTTCCTAATAGACCAATTAAGGAGCTTTCTACCGACTGGAATTCGGTAGTGAAAACAATTTACGAATATGAAGATTTTGGTCCAGAATTAAATAAAACAGGTTATTTCGAAGAAGATTTAAAAAAGTTTCTTGGTGGAATTACCAACCAGAACGAAAAAATTTGGGCGATTTTAAATTTTGTAAAAGGAAATGTAAAATGGAATGGTTACACAGGTTTTAGCTGCGATAATGGTGTAAGAAAAGCGTATAAAGATAAAACAGGAAATATTGCAGATATTAATTTAATGCTTACTGCCATGTTGCGTTCTGAAGGTTTAACTGCAAATCCGGTTTTGGTAAGTACACGTTCTAACGGAATTGCCTTGTTTCCTAACAGAAATGCATTTAATTATGTTGTTACTGCTGTTGAAACTCCAGAGGGATACATTTTATTAGATGCAAGTTATAAATATTCTGTGCCAAACGTTCTTCCATTTAGAACCTTAAACTGGTTCGGAAGATTGATTAGAAAAAATGGTTCTTCTGAAGAAATAGATTTAATGCCTCATAAAACATCAAACGATATTGTTTTTATGAATTATGATATTGATGCGGATGGAAAAGTAAGCGGAAAAGCCAGAAGACAGTGCACTGATTATAGAGCGATGCTTAGTAGAGAAAATTTCGAAAAATCGAAAGAAGATGAATATTTAGAAAAACTTGAAAATAGTAGCAGAAAAATTGAAGTGAGTGAATATTCTAGAACTAATGAAAAAGAATTATTATCTCCAACAATTGAGTCTTATTCATTTAAAGGAGGCGATTTATCTGAGATGATTGGAGGAAAAATATATGTAAATCCACTGCTGTTTTTTGCTCAGGAAAAAAATCCTTTCAAGCAAGAAGTACGCGAATATCCAGTAGATTTTGGTTATCCTTTTCAAGATAAATTCAATATTACAATCAAAATTCCAGAAGGTTTTACGGTAGAAACATTACCGCAGTCAGTTGCGTACAACATGGAAAATAACTTGGGAAGCTTCAAGTTTAATATTCTGGCAACTGATAATGTTTTGCAATTAATGGTTGTTAACCAAATTAATTCGGCTATTATTCGTACTGAACAATACGAAATGTTAAAAGAATATTACAAAGGAGTAATTGCTAAACAAACAGAAAAAATAGTTCTAAAACGCATATAA